The DNA window CTTTACTTTATCCGCGGATCGCTGAGGCTCCTCCCGTTACCGCGGACGCAGAGACATGCAGCCGTGATCCACGGAGGCTCCGGATCCACGCAGGTTGTGAGCGAAGGGAGAGGACGAGCACACCGGTTGGTTCTCCGCGCAATGACGGCCAAAACTTTGGAGAAGGTGCCGGTGAACCTGGGGGGGTTCGCGCCCCCCGCGGAGAGCGGGTACTCCATGGAGGACATCACCAGCCTGCAGACCTCCGTGGAGATCTTCCCCAACAGCGACCTGGGGGCGCATTACGACCCGATTAACGCGGCCGCAGGTAAAGAGGTCTTCTAGAGACGCGTCACTGATCCATAAAGTTGATTCTGACTTCATAAATCAGATGTTTTGTGTTTGGAGGTTGGAATAAAAACGGGTTGTTTTAGTGGAACAGAGGCTGTGAACGCAGGAACCACCGGTCCGGTGCGTACCGGGCTCCGGTGCGCACCGGATCGTCTCTCCCGGTGCCTCACAGCCGGTGTGTTTTGCGCGCAGATGTTCTGGTTGGCGCAGACATGAGCGCGGAGAAGCGCCCCCTGGACCTGCCCTCCTACCCCAGCGGCTTCTCTCAGCCCCCGCCGCACCGCAACCAGACCTTCACCTACATGGGGAAGTTCTCCATTGACTCCCAGTATCCAGGTAACTGGGCCCCCGAGGGAGTGATCAACATCGTGTCGGGCATCTTCAACGTTCAGCCgccggctcctcctcctcctcctcctcctcatcatcactcctcttctgcttcctcctccccAGTTTCCTCCGTTTCTCCCAATCACTTCTCCAATCACTGCACCATGGCGGCTCAGAACCTGTCCGAACTGGACCCCCACCACCTGTACTCCCCCCCGCCTCCTTACTCCTCTTCTGGCTGCGTGGAGGGGTACCAGGACCCCTCTGCGTTCCTGTCCACCTCCACCTGCCCCATCGCCCCCTACCCGCCCCCCTCATACTCCTCTCCCAAGCAGCCGGGCGGCTCGGAGGCGGGGGGGCTCTTCCCCATCATCCCCGACTACTCGGGCTTCTTCCAGCCGGCCTGCCAGCGGGAGATGCACCCGGCGGGCCTCCAGGACCGGAAGCCGTTCGGTCCGTGTCCGCTGGACACGTTCCGGGTGCCCCCACCCCTGACCCCGCTGAACACTATCAGGAACTTTACGCTGGGGGGTCCGAACGGTGGCGCGGAAGGAGGGGCGCAGCGGCTGCCGTCAGCCTACAGCCCCCAGAACCTGCCCCTGAGGCCCATCCTGCGACCCCGAAAATACCCCAACAGACCCAGCAAGACGCCCATCCACGAGCGGCCCTACCCCTGCCCGGCGGAGGGCTGCGACCGGCGCTTCTCCCGGTCGGACGAACTGACCCGGCACATCCGGATCCACACCGGCCACAAGCCGTTCCAGTGCCGGATCTGCATGCGCAACTTCAGCCGCAGCGACCACCTGACGACCCACATCCGGACGCACACCGGGGAGAAGCCGTTCGCCTGCGACTTCTGCGGCCGCAAGTTCGCGAGGAGCGACGAGCGGAAGAGACACACGAAGATCCACCTGCGGCAGAAGGAGCGGAAGgcctccgccgcctcctcctcctcctcctcctcctcctcctcctgctcctcctctggcGGCGGGGCGGCGGAGCGGCCGCCGGGAGCAGCCGGCAGGATGTGTTCCTAGTGGTCGGACTGGTCGGACTGGTCACTGACTGGTGACTGACTGGTCGGACTGGTCACTGACTGGTCACTGACTGGTCACTGACTGGTCACTGACTGGTCACTGACTGGTCACTGACTGGTCACTGACTGGTCACTAACTGGTCACCAGGGCGGCGGGACTCACACTAACCAGTGAAGATGGGTTCACAATCACCCTGGAGCCCCACACCGACGCACTTAGCctggagacgggggggggggggcagatgtaATATAAAAACTGTTTGTGAATAACGGCAATAATGTGTGACGTCACTGATGGTTTCCTTCCTAACACGTTTGTTGGTGACGTCATGTCTCTGTTAGTGCCTTGCTGTGTTTCCCGTTGCACAACTATTTTTGTACACACTCGTCTGGTGTAACTCGGTGGTGATCGTGGTGACCGTGTGAAGCACTCTTGTGTATAAATTGTGTTGAACTCATCGACTCCACTCTGCTTGTGAACTGTTTTCACTATTAAACGACGCGCTGACCCGCCGCTGTCCGTGTGCTTCATTCCTCCCCCCGGTAGGACCGGAGCCGCGGCCCCCCGGGTTCAGGGATTCTTCGTTAGTTGTCTGTGAAATTAAACCTGTTATTTCtgataaagtttattttattaacgCTCCGCTGTTTCCAAGAATTCCTGAAAACGGAAACATTCGAATTTCGGGAAAATGTGAGGGAAAAATTGAggttaaaatatctaaaaaaaataatttctaaaaacactgaaataaaggTTTCAATTAAAAACTTAAACTGTAGGttttaaacacaatatttaAATCCGCAAATCCCCAGCAAAAATCCAGAAGACCTGACCTCCGTAATTAAATCTATGTCTTCTGATTTGCACAGAATGTCAGTTAAATGAGATTGTATTTATTCTAAACCAGCGTGTTTTAAGGACTTTTACCcgtagttctttttttttttattattcaggcACCTTcctctgcatcttcttcttcctcagtgtTCCTGGTGAAGCAGCGCGTTCAGGCTTCAGGTCCAAACCACAGAACCCAGTTTGACCAGGTCCCCCCCCGGACATACAGACATCATGCTTTATTTGGCAGATATGATTCTCTGATGGCTTTTAACGAATATATTTATGatgacataaaaatgtgaaacctCCTCCATGGACCATTCTGGTGAGTCCGTCACGGTCTGTGGTCAGAAACTAACACTGATCACTATCACAGATCACTATCACAGATCACTATCCCTGCCACGAGCATTTACACAAGAACCCGCTGTCATGACGTCATCAGGTTTGTTCCACCGCCTTTAGTGTGGTGGCATTTTAGGGGCTTTTACCTTCTGTCCattagcaacacacacacacacacacacacacacacacacacacacacacacacacacacacacacacacacacacacacacacacacacacacacaaacacacacacacacacttttttttctttcggatgcagaaacaacaaataaatgaaaaatgtaattataataataattattattattataataattattattataataataatataataataattattataataataattattattatattattattgtagtaataataataataataataacaataatgaggtAATCTACATACTGGATCTGGGACTGCGGGGGTCTGGGTGTGAATCTAGTAAAGATCTCAGACAGAAATAAGAACGTATTCCCACAACTAAAAGTAAAAGCTGAGCCAACAAATGAGGGGGGTCCACCGCCGGCCCCCTGCTGGTGCGTCTCTGGTCCCCCGTCCGTCCAACGGTGTCCATGTGTAAACGTTCATTATAACACTCATCGTCATGACGACAGTATGATCAGTATGATGTGTTCTGTCTTTTGTTGTATGTTtatatttagatagatagatagatagatagatagatagatagatactttgaTAATTCGggggaaattgtatatatccactgctcaggcattacataatgaataaataaatagtggataaacaccaggagaaaaagaaagactgaCATCACAAGACAAACACTACActgacagacacatgcagcactaacaggacctatatactaaactataactaaaatataaacagtataaaattaaaatataaacagtataaaattaaaatataaacagtataaaataaaaatataaacagtataaaattaaaatataaacagtataaaataaaaatataaacagtacaaaattaaaataaaaacaatataaaataaaaatataaacagtattaaattaaattaaatccattcaaccctgTGCTGacctccccacctcccccccgctcctcctgagaaagtcattgtaccccctgatgccacggggcacgaaggaggacctcagcctctctgtggaggtgctgtgtgacagcagtctgctgctgaaggtgctcctctgctgggagaagcaCCGAATCCCGACTGGAAAACTATTGTCTTGTGAAAACCCACACAGCTAGCTGGCAACTGCTTTCTCTAAAAGTTTGGATAAAAACAGAAGTTTCAAAGTGGGCCTAGAATCAGCTAACATGTCAGGATCCATTGTTGACTTATATACATTATAGCActgtattatttcattttatgtcaTATTGGACCATTTTATGTTGAACTACGCACAAAATGTGAGGACTTTCCTGTTCGATAGGTTATTTCtgtgttcagttcagttcataCTAGAAGgacttttaacttttaaactTTCTAACTTTAGTGGAGTTGAGGTCAGGCCTGCTGGTCATTCCATCCTCTCCACTCCGAGGGTCTGTGGTGGTGTCTGGGCTTGGTTGACTTGGGGACTAGAGTTTGGGCCCAGACTGTGATGATACTGGTACTGGTTACTGGTACTGGTTTCAGAATTTCATCTGTGTTCATACATTAATACGGTTCTCCAGTGAAGAAGATGCTGCTCACACAATCACACCGCCTCCGCCTAAAGACGTGACGGAAATCTGAAAATCTCTCTCCATGCCGTCTCTTCGGCACACTTTGACCCATGATGGAGGAAGAATGTGGATTCATAGCTGACATAACAATTCTCCACATGTTTGACCCCCCAGCATTAGATGGAAGTCGGCCTTCAGTTAGCAGATGCAATCTGAGCTCAGACACCCTAACCCTCCCTGGAACACCAGCTCAGAGTCGTCCCGATGATGGGATCATTTATTACCACGAAACAACAAAGAAGTGATCTTTTGTGTGGCGTTTATATCAAATCACGTTATATTACACTATACTGTATGGTAACTGTATGATCTCATCCCCATCACTAAAATCTCCAAGTAtgcccccccccgccacacacacaggaaacaacctaaaataattaataataattgcaatttttttataatttctgTCATTGTTTGATTGTTGCTccactgtattttatttaatttttcccCGTCTCGTCTTTTTGTTCATAATCTGCGTGTGAAGACCGATGGCGTCTGGAGCTCTCCTGTAGCGTTCAGCATCACAACGACGAGGATCATTTCATGGTGTGTCTGTGGTAAGAGTTAAGAATCCATCACAATCCAGAAATGTTGGATTTCAAATGTAACGTGGATGAACCAGTGATGTTTGCTCATTTGCCTCCTGACATTCTGTAACGTGTGAAATCCCATGAAGCTCCTGATGGACGCGTCTCCCTGAGGGTCAGAGGTGGAGTCACCATTCAGACACGTTAGTGGGATCTTCTCATCTCACTGCAGAGGCCAAATCATGTCACTTTAActtaaaaatgttctgtttgtaGTAAAATCGTTAGCTTTGAAGCCGCTATGAAACACATGTGGAGTCATTATGGGATGGAGCTGCTTCATTACATATAAATCTAGTGTTTAAATGAACTGCAATCATGTAACACACCCGTGTAGGGACACAACACCACATACTGTATTCTCACAATGGTTGGAACaggatttcttttaatttgtcaactatttattatttctata is part of the Antennarius striatus isolate MH-2024 chromosome 21, ASM4005453v1, whole genome shotgun sequence genome and encodes:
- the egr2b gene encoding early growth response protein 2b isoform X1, giving the protein MTAKTLEKVPVNLGGFAPPAESGYSMEDITSLQTSVEIFPNSDLGAHYDPINAAADVLVGADMSAEKRPLDLPSYPSGFSQPPPHRNQTFTYMGKFSIDSQYPGNWAPEGVINIVSGIFNVQPPAPPPPPPPHHHSSSASSSPVSSVSPNHFSNHCTMAAQNLSELDPHHLYSPPPPYSSSGCVEGYQDPSAFLSTSTCPIAPYPPPSYSSPKQPGGSEAGGLFPIIPDYSGFFQPACQREMHPAGLQDRKPFGPCPLDTFRVPPPLTPLNTIRNFTLGGPNGGAEGGAQRLPSAYSPQNLPLRPILRPRKYPNRPSKTPIHERPYPCPAEGCDRRFSRSDELTRHIRIHTGHKPFQCRICMRNFSRSDHLTTHIRTHTGEKPFACDFCGRKFARSDERKRHTKIHLRQKERKASAASSSSSSSSSSCSSSGGGAAERPPGAAGRMCS
- the egr2b gene encoding early growth response protein 2b isoform X2, which produces MTAKTLEKVPVNLGGFAPPAESGYSMEDITSLQTSVEIFPNSDLGAHYDPINAAADVLVGADMSAEKRPLDLPSYPSGFSQPPPHRNQTFTYMGKFSIDSQYPVSSVSPNHFSNHCTMAAQNLSELDPHHLYSPPPPYSSSGCVEGYQDPSAFLSTSTCPIAPYPPPSYSSPKQPGGSEAGGLFPIIPDYSGFFQPACQREMHPAGLQDRKPFGPCPLDTFRVPPPLTPLNTIRNFTLGGPNGGAEGGAQRLPSAYSPQNLPLRPILRPRKYPNRPSKTPIHERPYPCPAEGCDRRFSRSDELTRHIRIHTGHKPFQCRICMRNFSRSDHLTTHIRTHTGEKPFACDFCGRKFARSDERKRHTKIHLRQKERKASAASSSSSSSSSSCSSSGGGAAERPPGAAGRMCS